From Natranaeroarchaeum aerophilus, one genomic window encodes:
- a CDS encoding endonuclease NucS domain-containing protein, with amino-acid sequence MVVDQIIEPDFETLKSTLSAAQGLNKVLVIFANCSVEWSGDRNGSIGVGQRIILCKPDGAVSVHRPNWAQAIARQGVNSTLELYSKEDGFLLYGSKSKGSNTIRIHLMDVALAVVYDASDDVEPVHRETEDEMHKFIESNPEVLEDGLRILHHEYPTDVGRIDFVAADKEGNQVIIEIKIRYAELSDVDQLQRYVKHCNRTSQASVRGILVAPEFGEKTKRELRETGLEKRRITEFQHQDLGPEQSSLGNWE; translated from the coding sequence ATGGTCGTAGACCAGATCATAGAGCCTGATTTTGAGACTCTCAAAAGTACACTTTCAGCGGCACAAGGACTGAATAAGGTACTCGTGATTTTTGCGAATTGCTCTGTCGAGTGGAGTGGAGATAGGAACGGTTCCATTGGTGTTGGACAACGAATTATCCTGTGTAAGCCTGATGGAGCTGTCTCAGTTCACCGTCCAAATTGGGCTCAAGCAATCGCCCGGCAGGGAGTAAATAGCACGCTTGAGCTGTATTCCAAGGAAGATGGTTTTCTCCTCTATGGTAGCAAATCGAAGGGTAGCAACACAATACGTATTCATCTCATGGACGTCGCACTGGCGGTGGTCTACGATGCTTCAGATGACGTTGAGCCAGTGCACAGGGAAACTGAGGATGAAATGCACAAATTCATCGAATCCAACCCGGAAGTTCTAGAAGATGGGTTACGGATACTGCATCACGAATACCCCACCGACGTGGGCAGGATAGATTTCGTGGCTGCTGACAAGGAGGGGAATCAGGTCATTATTGAGATCAAAATTCGATATGCAGAGCTCTCGGATGTTGATCAGCTACAGCGATATGTGAAACATTGTAATCGTACTAGTCAAGCATCAGTGAGGGGTATTCTGGTAGCGCCTGAGTTCGGAGAGAAAACCAAACGGGAACTCCGTGAAACTGGACTTGAAAAACGTCGAATTACAGAGTTTCAACATCAAGATCTGGGCCCTGAACAATCTTCATTGGGGAATTGGGAATGA